From Saprospiraceae bacterium, one genomic window encodes:
- a CDS encoding ABC transporter permease, which yields MNSFPAGIQSFLKESGEIARFSWRFFKEGFSPRYEVAEFIKQCYVLGYKSLPLVGLTAFIIGLVLTMQLRPTMEYYGVEVQIPAMVGVAIFREIGPILTALIFAGKIGSSIGAELGSMKVTEQIDAMEVSGTNPFKFLVVTRTLACTLMLPILTILADAIALFGAYLGENIYDTLPLNLFFRKVFLNLAYIDLVPAFIKTFFFGFAVGIVGCYKGYFTEKGTEGVGKAANSSVVVSSVLVFLIDLVAVQIADLFQR from the coding sequence ATGAACAGTTTCCCAGCCGGTATCCAATCCTTTCTCAAAGAGAGTGGAGAGATTGCCCGTTTTTCATGGCGCTTTTTCAAAGAGGGATTTTCGCCAAGGTACGAAGTAGCTGAATTCATCAAGCAATGTTATGTTCTCGGTTATAAGTCCTTGCCACTTGTGGGGCTAACTGCTTTTATTATTGGACTGGTTTTGACCATGCAGCTGCGTCCCACCATGGAATACTATGGTGTAGAAGTGCAAATTCCTGCCATGGTAGGTGTGGCCATCTTTCGTGAGATCGGGCCAATTCTTACTGCGCTTATTTTTGCCGGAAAGATTGGATCCAGCATAGGTGCTGAACTGGGATCGATGAAGGTGACTGAGCAAATTGACGCAATGGAGGTCTCCGGAACCAATCCTTTCAAATTTCTCGTAGTGACCCGGACCCTTGCCTGCACGTTAATGCTTCCCATTCTGACCATCCTTGCAGATGCCATTGCGCTGTTTGGAGCCTATTTGGGTGAAAACATCTATGATACTTTGCCTTTAAATTTGTTTTTTCGAAAAGTCTTTCTCAACCTTGCTTACATTGATCTTGTACCTGCCTTTATCAAAACCTTTTTCTTTGGTTTTGCAGTGGGCATTGTCGGATGCTATAAAGGGTATTTTACAGAGAAGGGTACAGAAGGAGTAGGAAAAGCTGCCAATTCCTCAGTGGTGGTCTCTTCCGTATTGGTTTTTTTGATTGATCTGGTCGCTGTGCAAATTGCGGATCTTTTCCAAAGATAA
- a CDS encoding ATP-binding cassette domain-containing protein yields the protein MKEAILQIKHLYKSFGSNQVLANFNLELYKGENLVVLGKSGSGKSVLIKCIIGLIDPDAGGIQVLGQDILSMNHEELDRLRVRVGFLFQSNALYDSMTVRENLEFPLRRRTIRNSDTDCDALVMEALSNVGLEQTIDMMPIELSGGMRKRIALARTLILKPDIILYDEPTTGLDPITSLEIISLINKIREKYGTSSIIISHDMRCVKLTADRIAVLLEGACFAVGNYEQVSRIDDDRIHPFFN from the coding sequence ATGAAAGAAGCCATCCTGCAGATTAAGCATTTGTACAAATCTTTTGGTAGCAACCAGGTTTTGGCTAATTTTAATTTGGAATTGTACAAAGGTGAAAATCTGGTGGTTCTGGGTAAATCAGGTTCCGGAAAATCAGTTCTGATCAAATGCATTATAGGACTTATTGATCCTGATGCAGGCGGCATTCAGGTTTTGGGGCAGGATATCCTTTCAATGAATCATGAGGAATTGGATCGACTTCGTGTGAGGGTGGGTTTTCTTTTTCAAAGCAATGCTTTGTATGATTCCATGACTGTGAGGGAAAATCTGGAGTTCCCTTTGCGAAGACGTACCATCAGAAATTCAGATACCGATTGCGATGCTTTGGTCATGGAGGCCCTCTCAAATGTTGGTTTGGAGCAAACCATTGACATGATGCCCATCGAACTTTCGGGAGGGATGAGAAAGAGAATTGCCCTGGCCAGAACCCTGATATTGAAACCAGACATTATTTTGTATGACGAACCAACGACGGGACTTGATCCCATCACTAGTCTGGAAATCATTTCTCTGATCAATAAGATCCGCGAGAAATATGGCACTTCTTCTATCATCATAAGCCATGACATGCGCTGCGTCAAGCTTACTGCAGACCGGATCGCAGTGCTTTTGGAAGGCGCTTGTTTTGCTGTTGGCAACTACGAACAAGTTTCAAGGATCGATGACGATCGCATCCATCCATTTTTTAACTGA
- a CDS encoding MCE family protein encodes MKTRNIEAFKLGVFILSGIVLLILSLYILGKNKDLLGTRFELKTRFKDVNGLLVGNKVRFSGIEAGNVRRIQILNDTVVEVTMKIDKEYKNFIRTNSIAQIGTDGLIGNRLVDILPQRGEATFVQGGELLGSIEEVNNQEILRTLYHTNENIALISEELLTTVRMINSSTQLSRLLNDSTLVDQLSFSLRNLSETTKTASLFAKNAVQTLKLASEGSGTLATLLTDTIMADELRRAVKDINGLESKASQLLSNLTKSVETIGEELHSGKGVANTVLYDSSLTLKLKSTIENVERGTASFAENMEALKSNYLFRRYFKKKEKEEN; translated from the coding sequence ATGAAAACGAGAAACATTGAAGCATTTAAATTAGGAGTTTTTATTTTGAGCGGAATCGTACTCCTAATTTTATCACTTTATATTTTAGGAAAAAACAAGGACCTCCTGGGTACAAGATTTGAACTAAAGACCCGATTCAAAGATGTCAACGGCCTGCTCGTGGGTAACAAAGTCCGCTTTTCAGGTATTGAGGCCGGCAACGTGAGAAGGATACAAATTCTCAATGACACAGTGGTAGAAGTAACGATGAAAATCGATAAGGAATATAAGAACTTTATTCGCACAAATTCAATTGCGCAAATTGGCACGGATGGATTGATTGGTAACAGACTGGTGGACATCTTACCTCAACGCGGAGAGGCAACATTCGTACAAGGGGGAGAATTGCTTGGTTCGATCGAAGAAGTCAATAACCAGGAAATCCTTCGAACCTTGTATCACACCAATGAAAATATTGCCTTAATTTCGGAAGAATTACTTACCACGGTGCGTATGATCAATTCTAGCACGCAGCTAAGCAGACTACTAAATGACAGTACATTGGTGGATCAACTTTCTTTTTCGCTGCGCAATTTGAGCGAGACTACAAAGACTGCCAGTCTATTTGCAAAAAATGCGGTGCAAACTCTAAAATTGGCGTCTGAAGGGTCTGGTACCTTGGCCACTTTGCTCACAGATACCATCATGGCAGATGAATTGCGAAGGGCTGTAAAGGATATAAATGGTTTGGAATCCAAAGCCAGTCAACTATTGAGTAATTTGACAAAAAGCGTTGAGACGATTGGTGAAGAATTGCATTCCGGAAAGGGAGTCGCAAATACCGTTTTGTATGATTCCAGCCTGACGCTTAAGTTAAAATCTACCATTGAAAATGTAGAGCGCGGAACTGCCTCCTTCGCTGAAAATATGGAAGCATTAAAGAGTAATTATCTGTTCAGAAGATACTTTAAAAAGAAGGAAAAGGAAGAAAATTAA
- a CDS encoding 2-oxoacid:ferredoxin oxidoreductase subunit beta, producing MTYAKPNFRHPALAKNEIGFSKRDYEGALSTLCAGCGHDSISAAIVQACFEMSIQPHRLAKLSGIGCSSKTPTYFLGNSHGFNSVHGRMPSVATGAILANKDLIYLGVSGDGDTASIGMGQFVHAIRRNLNMVYIVMNNGCYGLTKGQDSATADEGSVNKSGAENPFQGIDLCGLGIELGAKFVARSFSGDKSQLIPLIKAALKHPGFALIDVISPCVTFNNNAGSTKSYDYTREHIEATAAIDLVPYKSEITIDQLEGSTELIQMHDESYIRLNKLHPDWDPMDKFSALRNLHLAHSKNEILTGLIYLDTDSKDLHEILNTSDTALNALSAEELCPGLDVLDKINESYR from the coding sequence GTGACATACGCAAAACCCAATTTTAGACATCCTGCACTGGCCAAGAATGAAATCGGTTTTTCCAAAAGGGACTATGAAGGAGCTCTATCCACTTTATGCGCGGGTTGCGGACATGATTCCATTAGCGCTGCCATCGTCCAGGCTTGTTTTGAAATGTCCATCCAACCCCATCGCTTGGCCAAATTGTCGGGAATAGGATGTTCATCAAAAACACCTACCTACTTCCTTGGAAATTCTCATGGGTTTAATTCTGTCCATGGAAGAATGCCTTCAGTTGCCACCGGAGCTATTCTTGCCAACAAGGATTTAATTTATTTGGGTGTTTCTGGAGACGGAGATACCGCCTCCATCGGCATGGGTCAGTTTGTGCACGCAATCAGACGCAATCTCAATATGGTCTATATCGTGATGAACAATGGTTGCTATGGGTTGACCAAAGGTCAGGACTCTGCAACCGCCGATGAAGGTTCTGTTAATAAGAGCGGTGCAGAAAATCCCTTTCAGGGAATTGATTTATGTGGTTTGGGGATAGAATTGGGGGCTAAATTTGTAGCGAGAAGTTTTTCAGGAGACAAATCACAACTCATTCCTCTCATCAAAGCCGCCCTGAAGCATCCCGGATTTGCACTCATTGATGTGATATCTCCTTGTGTAACTTTCAACAACAATGCTGGTTCGACCAAATCTTACGATTACACCCGCGAACACATAGAAGCCACAGCAGCGATTGATCTGGTACCTTATAAATCCGAAATTACCATTGACCAATTGGAAGGCTCAACAGAATTGATCCAAATGCACGATGAATCTTATATACGTCTCAACAAGCTCCATCCGGATTGGGATCCAATGGACAAGTTTTCTGCCCTCCGCAATCTTCATTTGGCTCATTCTAAAAATGAAATATTAACGGGTCTGATTTACCTTGACACGGATAGCAAAGACCTCCATGAAATTCTAAATACTTCCGACACTGCACTCAATGCGTTGTCAGCAGAAGAACTTTGTCCTGGTTTGGATGTTTTAGATAAAATCAACGAGAGCTATCGATAA
- a CDS encoding 2-oxoacid:acceptor oxidoreductase subunit alpha: protein MSQTIKVNDLVIRFANVNGTGSASANNMFAKAVFRMGIPVTPKNIFPSNIQGLPTWYEVRVSEKGYLGRRDGVDIMIAVNAQSFPTDVKNVRSGGYLIYDSTKTLDPEFIREDLHYIGIPMMQLCVQHFADPRQHMLMKNIVYIGALAALLNMDVKVFEQIIREQFAKKEKLIPGNLEALQLGIQYAKENFNCPLPLRMESRDLCGNKILAEGNNACGLGAVYAGATVGSWYPITPSTSVMNAFEKWCHKLRIDSKTGKKNFAIVQAEDELAAMGMVLGASWNGARAFTATSGPGVSLMSEFLGLSYFAEIPAVLIDVQRTGPSTGMPTRTQQSDILAAAYASHGDTKHILLFPSTPTECFDLTAKAFDLAERFQTAIIVMIDLDLGMNDHLCEPFQWDPSKKYDRGKVMTAAELESGKIFGRYLDIDGDGIPYRTIPGTHPTKGSFFTRGSSRDEFARYTEDGDVYARNMNRLLKKWHTAAKEMPKPEIVREEKSNKEAVLYYGTSSYAALEATDLLDLQGRRMNAMRLLSFPFPEEVKSFIDQHEKTYIIEQNRDAQMRSVLMQELNIHPEKLKSVLQFNGMPITADYIVRCIQSEKSFIPQYEKLELAESLHS, encoded by the coding sequence ATGAGCCAAACCATTAAAGTGAACGATCTGGTGATCCGATTCGCCAATGTCAATGGCACAGGATCTGCCAGCGCCAACAATATGTTTGCAAAAGCAGTCTTCCGAATGGGTATTCCCGTGACACCCAAAAATATATTTCCATCCAATATTCAAGGACTTCCTACCTGGTACGAAGTCAGAGTGAGTGAAAAAGGTTATCTAGGCCGTAGAGATGGAGTTGATATCATGATCGCTGTCAATGCGCAGAGTTTTCCAACAGATGTAAAAAATGTCCGCAGTGGCGGCTATCTGATATACGACAGCACCAAAACCTTGGATCCCGAATTCATACGCGAAGATTTGCACTACATTGGCATTCCAATGATGCAATTATGTGTTCAGCATTTTGCAGATCCGAGACAGCACATGCTTATGAAAAACATAGTGTACATCGGAGCATTGGCAGCCTTACTCAACATGGATGTAAAAGTCTTTGAACAAATTATTCGCGAACAATTTGCAAAAAAAGAAAAACTCATCCCAGGAAATCTGGAGGCGCTGCAACTTGGCATTCAATACGCCAAAGAAAATTTTAACTGCCCGCTTCCACTTAGAATGGAATCAAGAGATCTTTGCGGAAATAAAATTCTGGCCGAAGGCAACAACGCCTGTGGCCTTGGCGCTGTGTATGCCGGAGCAACAGTCGGCAGTTGGTATCCGATCACTCCTTCCACCAGCGTAATGAATGCGTTTGAAAAATGGTGTCACAAACTAAGAATAGATTCAAAAACAGGCAAAAAGAATTTTGCCATTGTGCAAGCCGAGGATGAACTCGCCGCTATGGGAATGGTGCTTGGCGCGAGTTGGAATGGGGCCCGAGCTTTCACAGCAACCAGTGGCCCTGGTGTCTCCCTGATGTCTGAATTTTTAGGTCTCTCTTATTTTGCAGAAATTCCTGCCGTGCTGATTGATGTCCAAAGGACCGGACCTTCCACAGGAATGCCAACGAGAACCCAACAATCGGATATTTTGGCTGCAGCTTATGCTTCTCACGGCGACACCAAGCACATCTTGCTTTTTCCATCCACCCCCACCGAATGCTTTGATCTAACGGCAAAAGCATTTGATCTAGCTGAGAGATTTCAGACAGCAATTATTGTGATGATAGATCTTGATCTTGGGATGAACGATCACTTGTGTGAACCATTCCAATGGGATCCTTCTAAAAAGTACGATCGCGGCAAAGTAATGACTGCTGCTGAACTTGAATCAGGAAAAATATTTGGACGTTATTTGGATATAGATGGTGACGGGATTCCCTATCGAACGATTCCGGGTACCCATCCCACCAAAGGTTCGTTTTTTACAAGGGGCTCTTCGAGGGATGAATTTGCCAGATATACCGAAGACGGTGATGTCTATGCCCGCAACATGAACCGCTTGTTGAAAAAATGGCATACCGCAGCTAAGGAAATGCCAAAACCTGAAATTGTGCGCGAGGAAAAATCCAATAAGGAGGCCGTATTGTATTATGGCACCTCTTCCTATGCTGCGCTAGAAGCTACGGACTTATTGGACTTGCAAGGCAGAAGGATGAATGCAATGCGTCTATTGTCCTTTCCATTCCCTGAAGAAGTAAAATCTTTTATTGATCAGCACGAAAAAACTTATATCATCGAACAAAACCGGGATGCTCAAATGAGATCTGTTTTAATGCAGGAACTGAATATTCATCCGGAGAAGTTAAAGAGTGTTCTTCAGTTTAATGGGATGCCTATCACAGCAGATTACATTGTGCGATGCATTCAGTCTGAAAAAAGTTTTATTCCTCAATACGAGAAATTGGAATTGGCTGAATCACTTCACTCATAA
- a CDS encoding FAD-dependent oxidoreductase, translating into MKPTDIKDPEYFHKVVDCQYACPAHTPVPEYIRLIAEGKYTEAYMINWVSNVFPGVLGRTCDRPCEPACRRGRIEEEPVAICRLKRVAADFKGDVQSLIPGKPEHSNGKKIALIGAGPASLTVARDLAPLGYEIHLYDDQKKGGGFMRSQIPSFRLPEEVLNEEVNYILDMGIHSHFDHRVDSLKEILDQKYDAIFVGTGAPKGKDLPDLPGRWDAKDQIHIGINWLASVAFEHTKSIGRKVLVIGGGNTAMDCCRTSRRLGGEDVKVVVRSPMNELKASPWEVEDAQHEDIPFFPLHSPKAFVTEGGKLKGMEFELVEAKYENGKRKLVSTGEVIFMEADDVILAIGQENSFPWIERDLGLEFDQWGLVKVDSHSFQSSLPNVFFGGDAAFGPKNVITAVAHGHQAAISMDLFCQNQDLVKDRPHPMTNLIRQKMGIHEWSYDNQTADDKRYRVPHADKSKTLKNRLLEVELGFDDQLAFKEAQRCLNCDVQTIFTESKCIECDACVDICPTACITFTTNGEESELRTRLSAPALNTEQDLYVSNLLPTARVMIKDEDVCLHCGLCAERCPTSAWDMQKYIYHAPKACKL; encoded by the coding sequence TTGAAACCCACAGACATCAAGGATCCGGAATACTTTCATAAGGTGGTGGATTGTCAATATGCCTGCCCCGCGCACACCCCTGTACCCGAGTATATCCGCTTGATCGCAGAAGGAAAATACACAGAAGCCTATATGATCAATTGGGTTTCCAATGTTTTCCCCGGAGTACTTGGACGCACTTGCGACAGACCTTGTGAGCCTGCTTGTCGTCGGGGAAGGATTGAAGAAGAGCCTGTTGCGATTTGCCGGTTAAAAAGAGTGGCTGCAGATTTTAAAGGAGATGTACAATCGTTGATTCCCGGCAAACCTGAACATTCCAATGGCAAAAAAATAGCCTTGATCGGAGCTGGACCAGCCTCTTTGACAGTGGCCCGTGACCTTGCACCATTGGGGTATGAAATACACTTATACGATGATCAGAAAAAGGGCGGTGGATTTATGAGAAGTCAGATACCCTCCTTCCGCCTTCCCGAAGAAGTGCTCAATGAGGAAGTAAATTACATTCTGGACATGGGCATTCACAGTCATTTCGATCATCGGGTGGATAGTCTTAAAGAAATATTGGATCAAAAATATGATGCCATTTTTGTAGGGACCGGTGCACCCAAAGGCAAAGATCTACCTGATTTGCCAGGCCGCTGGGATGCCAAAGATCAGATCCACATTGGTATCAACTGGCTTGCAAGTGTAGCTTTCGAGCACACCAAATCCATTGGACGCAAAGTCCTTGTCATCGGTGGTGGAAACACTGCCATGGATTGCTGCAGGACTTCCCGAAGACTGGGGGGCGAGGATGTAAAAGTGGTTGTCAGAAGTCCGATGAACGAACTAAAAGCTTCACCCTGGGAAGTCGAAGACGCCCAACACGAAGACATCCCATTCTTTCCTCTTCATTCTCCCAAAGCATTTGTAACGGAAGGAGGTAAGCTCAAGGGAATGGAATTTGAGCTTGTAGAAGCCAAATATGAAAACGGCAAAAGAAAACTTGTTTCTACCGGAGAGGTCATTTTTATGGAGGCCGATGACGTGATCCTGGCCATCGGTCAGGAAAACAGTTTTCCCTGGATCGAAAGGGATCTGGGTTTGGAATTTGACCAATGGGGACTTGTCAAAGTGGACAGCCACAGCTTCCAATCCAGTCTTCCAAATGTATTTTTTGGAGGAGATGCTGCTTTTGGACCAAAAAATGTAATTACCGCCGTAGCGCACGGACACCAGGCAGCCATTTCGATGGATTTATTCTGTCAGAATCAAGATTTGGTAAAGGACAGACCGCATCCTATGACCAATCTCATCCGGCAGAAAATGGGAATTCACGAATGGTCTTATGACAACCAAACTGCGGATGACAAAAGATATAGGGTGCCGCATGCCGACAAATCCAAAACCCTAAAGAACCGTTTATTGGAAGTTGAGCTAGGCTTCGACGATCAACTCGCTTTTAAGGAAGCACAAAGATGTTTAAATTGCGATGTGCAAACCATTTTTACAGAAAGCAAATGCATCGAATGCGACGCCTGTGTGGACATTTGCCCCACTGCTTGTATTACATTTACCACCAATGGTGAAGAAAGTGAACTCCGAACAAGACTCAGTGCACCCGCTTTAAATACCGAACAGGATTTGTACGTCTCCAATTTATTGCCCACCGCAAGAGTTATGATCAAAGATGAAGACGTCTGTCTTCACTGTGGACTTTGCGCAGAACGTTGCCCCACCTCTGCCTGGGATATGCAGAAATACATCTATCACGCACCCAAAGCTTGTAAGTTATGA
- a CDS encoding MFS transporter — MKEKTSKAEWGWVIFDWANSSYSLVISTAIFPTFFIAVTEPNIQIGPISASNSSIYAYTVAFAYLIVCLISPVLSGIADYGGHRKFFMRLFTTLGSLCCMSLFFFNGMDQLVLCLLAFGGAATCHAASLVFYDSYLAELVPPKRSDKLSAKGYAYGYVGSVILLITNILIIQQPQWFGIGPDLVAQNIPIRLAFLAVGLWWLGFSQVSFAWLPKDKLSHNNTFSLLHGVKELMKAWTIIKKRREVFFYLSAFFFYSAGVQTVVYLASPFAQKELGFESSELVIVILLLQIVAIGGAYFFAMVSRRSDNIVSMKWMLFIWIFICILAYQVDSKNMFYAIAAMVGLVIGGIQAISRSTYSKLIPQGHDDLTCFFSFYDVVYYVSIVFGTFMFGFIDQMMGSMRYSVLSLIVFFCLGLVFIHQVKRHHLAE; from the coding sequence ATGAAAGAAAAAACATCCAAGGCAGAATGGGGATGGGTCATTTTTGACTGGGCCAATTCTTCCTATTCGCTGGTGATTTCAACCGCGATTTTTCCAACTTTTTTTATTGCAGTCACAGAACCCAATATACAAATCGGACCGATCTCTGCCTCGAACTCTTCAATCTATGCTTACACTGTTGCATTTGCCTATTTGATTGTTTGTCTGATATCACCTGTCCTGTCCGGAATTGCAGATTACGGAGGACACCGCAAGTTTTTTATGCGCTTGTTTACCACCCTAGGGAGTTTGTGTTGCATGAGTCTGTTTTTCTTTAATGGGATGGATCAATTGGTGCTTTGTCTTCTGGCATTTGGAGGAGCCGCCACATGCCATGCCGCTTCTCTTGTTTTCTATGATTCCTACCTTGCTGAATTGGTGCCGCCAAAACGAAGTGATAAGTTGAGTGCAAAGGGTTATGCCTACGGATATGTAGGCAGTGTAATTCTTTTAATTACCAATATTCTGATCATTCAACAACCACAATGGTTTGGAATAGGTCCTGACTTGGTGGCCCAAAACATTCCGATCCGATTGGCTTTTTTGGCTGTCGGACTCTGGTGGCTGGGTTTTAGCCAGGTTTCCTTTGCGTGGTTGCCAAAGGATAAACTTAGTCATAACAATACTTTTAGTTTACTTCATGGAGTAAAAGAGTTAATGAAAGCCTGGACAATCATTAAAAAAAGGAGAGAAGTTTTCTTTTATCTGTCGGCATTTTTCTTTTACAGTGCGGGTGTGCAGACAGTGGTGTATTTGGCTTCGCCCTTTGCACAAAAAGAGCTGGGTTTTGAATCCTCTGAATTGGTTATCGTGATCTTGCTTTTGCAAATTGTGGCCATCGGCGGCGCGTATTTTTTTGCGATGGTCTCAAGAAGATCTGATAACATTGTCAGTATGAAATGGATGCTGTTTATTTGGATATTTATTTGCATCCTTGCCTATCAGGTGGATAGTAAAAATATGTTTTACGCAATTGCCGCCATGGTTGGTTTGGTCATTGGCGGTATTCAGGCCATTTCTAGATCCACTTATTCCAAATTAATACCACAAGGGCACGATGACCTGACCTGCTTTTTCAGTTTTTACGATGTGGTGTATTATGTCTCGATTGTTTTTGGTACATTTATGTTTGGATTTATCGATCAGATGATGGGTAGCATGAGATACAGTGTGCTTAGTTTGATTGTGTTTTTCTGTCTGGGTTTGGTGTTCATCCATCAGGTAAAAAGACATCATCTGGCAGAATAA
- a CDS encoding RimK family alpha-L-glutamate ligase, with product MKLLILSRNAALYSTQSLIKAAQNRGHDIQVYDPLMCNIIVEKSKPRLMIGQDFFGHFDAAIPRIGASNTAYGAAIVRQLEAMGIFVTVKAEALLKARDKLHCLQILSSQGIDVPKTGISAGDTCAPIVYDQISKERAVVKLLASTQGLGVILSQTKSQGVSIVEGFHRVGEDVIVQEFIADAKGSDIRAFVVDGEIVGSMIRQAVPGEFRSNIHRGASSVKIELSSEERNIVLKASSLLGLSIAGVDLLRSRRGPLILEVNASPGLEGIENTTGINIADCIIQFVEKKTAQKNGSI from the coding sequence ATGAAACTACTCATCCTATCCCGAAATGCAGCCTTGTATAGCACACAAAGCTTAATCAAGGCTGCTCAAAACAGAGGTCATGATATTCAGGTGTACGATCCGCTGATGTGCAATATCATCGTTGAAAAATCAAAGCCAAGACTCATGATTGGGCAGGATTTTTTTGGGCATTTTGACGCAGCCATTCCAAGAATCGGAGCTTCTAATACCGCTTATGGGGCTGCCATCGTCAGACAGCTGGAAGCCATGGGTATCTTCGTGACAGTGAAAGCGGAAGCCTTGCTCAAAGCCAGGGATAAATTGCATTGTCTGCAGATCTTAAGCAGCCAGGGTATTGATGTACCTAAAACAGGAATTTCAGCGGGCGACACCTGTGCCCCAATCGTGTATGACCAAATTTCGAAGGAACGCGCAGTGGTCAAGTTATTGGCCAGCACCCAGGGTCTTGGTGTGATTTTATCCCAAACCAAAAGTCAGGGAGTGTCTATTGTAGAGGGATTTCACAGGGTGGGCGAAGATGTGATAGTCCAGGAGTTTATTGCGGATGCAAAAGGTTCAGATATCCGTGCGTTTGTGGTAGATGGTGAGATTGTAGGATCAATGATCAGACAAGCAGTACCGGGAGAATTCAGATCCAATATCCATCGGGGTGCGAGTTCAGTTAAGATTGAGCTTTCTTCAGAGGAGCGCAATATTGTACTTAAAGCAAGCTCTTTGTTGGGATTGTCCATTGCCGGGGTGGATCTGTTGAGATCCCGTCGGGGACCACTGATCCTTGAGGTAAATGCCTCTCCGGGTCTTGAAGGAATTGAAAACACTACAGGCATAAACATAGCTGACTGCATCATCCAATTTGTGGAAAAAAAGACCGCACAAAAAAATGGATCCATTTAA
- a CDS encoding succinylglutamate desuccinylase/aspartoacylase family protein, with the protein MDPFNIQGQEFGPGSYGVVRINAGRLPSGNRISISAYIFRSRQPGPVALFLGGMHGDEINGVEILRRAITEGMFSNLDAGSVICIPVLNIFGFINFSRDVPDGKDVNRSFPGIMTGSLASRVARLITKKILSMVDFGIDFHTGGRDHWNMPQLRYTSRFEESFQLAMESGFPLLVQKPVISKSLRKVARDLKIPILIFEGGEALRLDHLVIDKGLELIKNLLIKKGMKTGKLGSALPPLIFKKTMWERSPDGGIVSFTRKAGEFVRKDELLAIINDPFGQKETRLYATRSGYLLSHNNAPVVHQGDGLFHIGYDSNV; encoded by the coding sequence ATGGATCCATTTAACATACAGGGTCAGGAGTTTGGGCCGGGATCTTACGGGGTGGTAAGAATAAATGCAGGAAGGCTTCCGAGTGGAAACAGAATTTCAATTTCAGCGTATATTTTTCGCAGCCGTCAACCAGGTCCGGTGGCATTGTTTTTGGGAGGAATGCATGGGGACGAAATTAACGGCGTAGAAATCCTCCGAAGGGCCATCACGGAGGGTATGTTTTCCAATCTTGATGCGGGTAGCGTGATCTGCATTCCCGTGTTGAATATTTTTGGTTTTATCAATTTCAGCCGAGATGTGCCTGACGGAAAAGACGTGAACCGGAGTTTCCCGGGAATCATGACCGGATCACTGGCATCCAGGGTGGCCCGACTTATCACCAAAAAGATTCTGAGCATGGTTGATTTTGGAATCGATTTTCACACCGGTGGCAGGGACCATTGGAATATGCCACAGCTGAGATATACCTCTCGGTTTGAAGAGTCTTTTCAGTTGGCCATGGAATCCGGCTTTCCGCTACTTGTCCAAAAACCAGTGATCTCAAAATCTCTTCGAAAAGTGGCCCGGGATTTAAAAATACCCATCCTGATTTTTGAAGGTGGAGAAGCATTGAGACTGGATCATCTGGTCATCGACAAGGGACTGGAACTCATCAAGAACCTTTTAATTAAAAAAGGGATGAAAACAGGTAAGCTAGGATCAGCCTTACCGCCTTTGATTTTTAAGAAGACGATGTGGGAGAGAAGTCCGGATGGAGGCATCGTCAGTTTTACCCGAAAGGCAGGTGAATTTGTGCGAAAGGATGAATTGCTCGCCATCATCAATGATCCTTTTGGCCAAAAGGAAACTCGTCTTTATGCAACGCGGAGTGGATATTTATTGAGCCACAACAATGCTCCGGTAGTGCATCAGGGTGACGGATTGTTTCACATCGGATACGACAGTAACGTATGA